A genomic stretch from Candidatus Zixiibacteriota bacterium includes:
- a CDS encoding AMP-binding protein, with protein sequence MEKDTDRVGFFAGEELERTAARRPQKTALVAKQEALSFAELNRRVHALAGYLQREGIRPGDRVGVLLPNSTAIPLAYYATQKIGAVTVILDARLRGRELQGVLRDADLKLLVIQHQLFQETEEAIGGAAPVWVVQGEGERSFERRWATPAGELRLPHPSPEDDALILYTSGTTGEPKGVVLSYENLAQYPRVMAALGITDSDTVRGCVLPMSHIVGPIVCNELAVRGYTLVIFDQLNPVALLEGIQRHRISVFEGVPVVFQLLLGVRNLAEYDTSSVRVAAMMGTTVPVPLLRAFHAAQPHVKVIQGYGLTETSPLITIVEPEQAAAKMGSIGRPVPGVEVKIVDESGAELPDGEAGEIITRGPHVMKGYFRKPEATAARIRGGWLYTGDVGVREPSGYYYHLGRRDDMMITGGLNVYPAEVENMIYNYPEVQEAVVFPIPDEKRGVTIGAAVVPRPGARIAEKELLAFLRANLATFKVPQRIVIRESLPRTASGKTIRDPAALLPQEVL encoded by the coding sequence ATGGAGAAGGATACCGATCGAGTAGGTTTCTTCGCGGGCGAGGAGCTGGAGCGGACGGCGGCCCGCCGGCCGCAGAAGACGGCGCTGGTCGCGAAACAGGAAGCGCTGAGCTTCGCCGAGCTCAACCGGCGCGTACACGCTCTCGCCGGTTATTTGCAGCGTGAAGGGATCCGCCCGGGCGATCGCGTCGGCGTGCTCCTGCCGAACTCCACCGCGATCCCGCTCGCCTACTACGCGACGCAGAAGATCGGCGCGGTGACCGTCATCCTGGACGCGCGGCTGCGCGGCCGGGAGCTGCAGGGGGTGCTTCGCGACGCGGATCTGAAGCTCCTCGTGATCCAGCACCAGCTCTTTCAGGAAACCGAGGAGGCGATCGGCGGCGCGGCGCCGGTATGGGTGGTGCAGGGCGAGGGCGAGCGGAGCTTCGAGAGGCGGTGGGCCACTCCGGCGGGCGAGCTGCGCTTGCCGCATCCGTCCCCGGAGGACGACGCCTTGATCCTCTACACCTCGGGCACCACCGGTGAGCCGAAGGGAGTGGTGTTGAGCTACGAAAACCTGGCGCAGTATCCGCGCGTGATGGCGGCGCTGGGGATCACGGATTCGGACACGGTGCGCGGCTGCGTCCTGCCGATGTCGCACATCGTCGGCCCGATCGTCTGCAACGAGCTGGCCGTGCGCGGCTACACCCTGGTGATTTTCGATCAGCTCAATCCGGTGGCGCTGCTCGAGGGGATTCAACGCCACCGCATCTCGGTCTTCGAAGGCGTGCCGGTGGTCTTTCAGCTGCTGCTCGGGGTGCGCAACCTCGCGGAGTACGACACGAGCAGCGTCCGCGTCGCGGCGATGATGGGAACGACGGTGCCGGTGCCGCTGCTTCGGGCCTTTCACGCCGCCCAGCCCCACGTCAAGGTGATCCAGGGCTACGGTCTGACGGAAACCTCGCCGCTGATCACGATCGTAGAGCCCGAGCAGGCGGCGGCGAAGATGGGCAGCATCGGCCGCCCGGTTCCGGGGGTCGAGGTCAAGATCGTCGACGAAAGCGGCGCCGAGCTGCCCGACGGGGAGGCCGGGGAGATCATCACCCGGGGACCCCACGTGATGAAGGGCTATTTCCGCAAGCCGGAAGCGACCGCGGCCCGGATTCGCGGCGGCTGGCTCTACACCGGCGACGTCGGCGTTCGGGAGCCGAGCGGCTACTACTACCACCTCGGGCGGCGCGACGACATGATGATCACCGGGGGGCTGAACGTCTACCCGGCCGAGGTCGAGAACATGATCTACAACTATCCGGAGGTGCAGGAGGCGGTGGTCTTCCCGATTCCCGATGAAAAGCGCGGCGTCACCATCGGCGCCGCGGTGGTTCCCCGCCCGGGCGCGCGCATCGCCGAGAAGGAGCTGCTCGCTTTCCTCCGAGCCAATCTGGCGACCTTCAAGGTGCCGCAGCGGATCGTCATCCGAGAGTCGCTGCCCCGGACCGCCTCGGGCAAGACAATCCGCGATCCCGCCGCCTTGCTCCCGCAAGAGGTTCTCTGA
- a CDS encoding class II aldolase/adducin family protein: MNAAEREMIRWGRLLFERRLVSGWGGNLSRRLGRREFLITAQHAPLGFLTPRDLVRIDETGKTRAKNRRASSETPMHLAVYQGCGAQAVVHAHPPAVVAFSLARSHFIPASFEEKYTIGRVPVIPQETPTVTEPEALVEALKYGPIAILKGHGTVAAARSLEEAFLYTDLLEEAVRCQFFNERLNGTEPSAGAEAEPPASAGPAHALFSRAHMEALVATANSDPEFRAEGERTDLTTSLTLRLDDTAAAWTVDFAHGEIRGLRERSDGEFLIGGKAEWWRAVFCGRIDPFLATQQGKLELRRGELARLSRWYKPFQRAFALWRRIPIE; encoded by the coding sequence GTGAACGCGGCGGAGCGCGAAATGATCCGCTGGGGCAGGCTTCTCTTCGAGCGCCGGCTGGTAAGCGGTTGGGGCGGAAACCTCAGCCGGCGCCTCGGCCGGCGCGAGTTCCTGATCACCGCGCAGCACGCCCCGCTCGGATTTCTCACCCCGCGCGATCTCGTGCGCATCGACGAGACCGGAAAAACGCGGGCGAAAAACCGCCGCGCCTCGAGCGAGACGCCGATGCACCTGGCGGTCTATCAGGGGTGCGGCGCCCAGGCGGTCGTTCACGCGCATCCTCCGGCGGTGGTGGCCTTCTCGCTCGCCCGGAGCCATTTCATCCCGGCGAGCTTCGAGGAGAAGTACACCATCGGCCGCGTGCCGGTGATCCCGCAGGAAACGCCGACCGTGACCGAGCCTGAAGCGCTGGTGGAGGCGCTCAAGTACGGCCCGATCGCGATTCTGAAGGGTCACGGTACCGTCGCCGCCGCAAGAAGCCTGGAGGAGGCCTTTCTCTACACGGATCTCCTGGAGGAAGCGGTTCGCTGCCAGTTCTTCAACGAGCGCCTGAACGGGACAGAGCCGTCGGCGGGCGCCGAGGCGGAGCCGCCGGCCTCGGCGGGACCGGCACACGCGCTGTTTTCGCGCGCGCACATGGAAGCGCTCGTCGCGACCGCCAACAGCGACCCGGAATTCCGGGCCGAAGGGGAACGGACGGATCTGACGACCTCTCTCACCCTCCGCCTCGACGACACCGCAGCCGCATGGACGGTCGATTTCGCCCACGGCGAAATCCGCGGTCTGCGCGAGAGGAGCGACGGGGAGTTCCTGATCGGCGGAAAGGCGGAGTGGTGGCGGGCGGTCTTTTGCGGCAGGATCGATCCGTTCCTCGCGACGCAGCAGGGAAAGCTCGAGCTGCGCCGCGGCGAGCTGGCGCGGCTTTCCCGCTGGTACAAACCATTTCAGAGGGCGTTTGCGCTATGGAGAAGGATACCGATCGAGTAG